The Streptomyces durmitorensis genome contains the following window.
TTCTCGACGATGTTGGCGACGGCCCGCTCCAGGAGGCCCTTGTCGACGGTGACCATGGGCAGCGTCTCGGGGATGTCGAGGTCCGCGCTGCCGTCGGGGACACCGCCGAGCGCCATCGGGACGACCTCGTCGAGGTCGATCTCGCGGATCAGCGGGCTGACGGTGCCGGTCTGCAGGCGGGACATGTCCAGGAGATTGCCGACCAGATGGTCCAGGCGGTCGGCGCCGTCCTCGATGCCTTCGAGGAGCTCGGCCTGGTCCTCCTCGGACCAGGACACGTCGTCGGAGCGCAGGGACGAGACGGCGGCCTTGATGCCCGCGAGAGGCGTACGCAGGTCATGGCTGACGGCGGCGAGCAGCGCGGTGCGGATGCGGTTGCCCTCGGCGAGGGTGCGGGCCTGCTGCGCCTCGCCCTGGAGGCGCTGGCGGTCCAGGACCACGGCGGCCTGCGCGGCGAACGCGGCGAGCACCCGGCGGTCCTCGGCGGGCAGGACCCGGCCGGACAGGGCGAGCGCCATGTGGTCGCCGACCGGCATGTCCACGTCCGCGTCCTCGGGGCGTTGGAGGGTACGGCCCTCGCCGACCCGCCCTGCGCAGGTCCAGGGGGCGACGTCGCTCTCACGCTCCAGGAGGGCCACGGAGTCCATGCTGAAGGTCTCGCGTACGCGTTCCAGGAGGGCGTCCAGGCTCGTCTCACCGCGCAGCACGCTGCCCGCGAGGAAGGAGAGTATTTCCGACTCCGCGCGCAGCCGGGCGGCCTGGTGGGTGCGGCGGGCGGCGAGGTCCACCACGGAGGCGACGGAGATCGCGACGCCCACGAAGACGATGATCGCGACGATGTTCTTGGAGTTGGAGACCGTCCACAGGTGCAGGGGTGGCGTGAAGTAGTAGTTCAGGAGCAGCGAGCCGAAGGCCGCCGACGCCAGGGCCGGCAGCAGCCCGCCCAGCAGTGCGGCGGCGACGGTGAGCGTCAGGAACAGGAGCATGTCGTTGGCGAGACCCAGGTCCGCGTCGACGTGGGTCAGGAGCAGCGTCAGGAGCGCCGGGCCGCCGACGCCCACCAGCCAGCCCCAGATGCTCCGGGACCGTCCGAGCCGTGCCCCGCGCGCCACGGGCAGGCCGCGGCCCTTGGCGACCTCGTCGTGCGTGACGATGTGGACGTCCAGGTCGGGGCCCGACTCACGGGCGACCGTCGCGCCGACTCCGGGTCCGAAGATGTACTGCCACGTCTTGCGGCGCGAGGAGCCGAGGACGATCTGGGTGGCGTTGACGCCGCGGGCGAAGTCGAGCAGGGCCGCCGGTATGTCGTCGCCGATGACGTGGTGGAAGGTGCCGCCCAGGTCTTCCACGAGGGTGCGCTGGACGGCGAGTTCCTTGGGGGATGCCGCGGTCAGGCCGTCGCTGCGGGCGATGTACACGGCGAGGATCTCGCTGCCGGAGCCCTTGGCGGCCATCCGGGACGCGCGGCGGATGAGCGTACGGCCCTCGGGGCCGCCGGTGAGGCCGACGGCGATGCGCTCGCGGGCCTGCCAGGTGGAGCGGATGTCGTGCTCGCCGCGGTACTGCTGGAGGTATTCGTCGACCCGGTCGGCGACCCAGAGCAGCGCGAGCTCGCGCAGGGCGGTGAGGTTGCCAGGCCGGAAGTAGTTGGACAGGGCCGCGTCCACCCGGTCGGACTTGTAGATGTTGCCGTGCGCCATGCGGCGGCGCAGCGCCTGGGGCGACATGTCGACGAGCTCGATCTGGTCCGCGCGCCGCACCACTTCGTCCGGCACGGTCTCGCGCTGGCGCACGCCGGTGATCGACTCGACGACGTCGCCCAGGGACTCCAGGTGCTGGATGTTCACGGTCGACACGACGTCGATGCCGGCGGCGAGGAGTTCCTCGACGTCCTGCCAGCGCTTGGCGTTGCGGGAGCCGGGGACATTGGTGTGCGCCAGTTCGTCCACCAGGGCGACGGCGGGCGCCCGCTCCAGGACGGCGTCGACGTCCATCTCGGTGAACAGGGTGCCTCGGTAGTCCAGGGCCTTGCGGGGCACCTGCTCCAGGCCGTGCAGCATCACCTCGGTGCGCGGCCTGTCGTGGTGCTCCACGAAGGCCACGACGCAGTCGGTGCCGCGCTCGATGCGGCGGTGCGCCTCGGACAGCATCGCGTACGTCTTGCCGACGCCCGGTGCCGAACCGAGGTATATCCGAAGCTTGCCGCGTGCCATGGCCCCATTGTCTTCCCGAAACTGCTCTGTACGCAGCGTCGACCTTACGGCCAACAATTTCCGCAAATCGGACGAGGGTGCGTGGGAGGGCGCTCTTTGACGCAACCCTGATGTGACCGGTCGACGGGGCAGGCCGAAGCCCTGCCACGGGAAGCGCGGGCGATCAGCGCTCCACGATCTCGCCGTCGCTCAGCTCCAGGACCCGGTCGGCGAGGTCGAGCAGCGCCGCGTCGTGCGTGGCGACCAGGGCGGTGACGCCCTCGCCGCGGACGACGGCGCGCAGCAGTTCCATGACCGCGAGCCCGGTCTCGGCGTCCAGCTGCCCGGTGGGCTCGTCCGCGATGAGCAGGGAGGGCTTGTTGGCGAGCGCGCGGGCGATCGCCACCCGCTGCTGCTGGCCTCCGGAGAGCTCGCCGGGCCGCTGCTCGGCATGGTCGGCGAGGCCGACGAGGGCGAGCAGCAGCGCGACGCGCTCCTCGCGCTCACGGGGGTCGGTCTTGCGCAGCCGCAGGGGCACGCCGACGTTCTCGGCGGCGGTGAGGATCGGGATGAGTCCGAAGGACTGGAAGATGAAGCCGACGTGGTCGCGGCGCAGCTCCAGGAGGCCGCTCTCGCCGAGGCCCGCGAGTTCGAGCCCTTCGACGGTGATCTTCCCGGCGTCCGGGGTGTCGAGTCCGCCGACGAGATTGAGCAGGGTGGTCTTGCCGGATCCCGACCGCCCCTTCAGGGCGACCAGCTCACCGCGCGGGACGGCGAAGGAGACGCCGCGCAGGGCGTGCACGGCGGACGCGCCGCTGCCGTACGTCCGGTGCAGGTCCTCGACGACGACCGCGCTCCGTGCCATGGCCCCTCCCTCAGATCCCCCGTACGGCCCTGTTGGGCCGGGCGCCAGTATGGTCACGGCACGCCCGGCCCAACAAGGTCCGCATCAGCCGGGATTGTCCGCGTGGGTCAGGGTCTCCCAGGCGACGAACAGGTTGTTGGAACCTGCCGGGCGCTTCTGCTCGGTGAGCTTCTGGGTGTTGCTCATGGCGTGGCCGAGGCGGTTGTGGAGCGCGTTGTAGCCGACCTCGGTGACGGGCCCGAGGCCCCGGTGGACCGAGCCGCCGCAGAGCGAGCTCGGCGGGGCCTCGCCCAGTTCGTACTTGGCGTGGAATCCGAGCCCTTGGCGCAGCCGCTCGCCGACGTCCGTCTTGTAGAGGTCATCGCCCTGGATGCGGCTGGTCTCGGCGACGTGGGAGATCGCGGAGAGCCCGTATCCGGTGTGGGTGAAGTCGCGGCACGTCTCCTGGGTGAGCCCGGTGGTGAAGGTGCCCTGTCCCTGCCAGTACTTGACGATCTTGGCGCGGGTGTCCAGGTTCTGGCTGGGCACGGTCTTGGGCAGATCGCCGTCGGAGGCGAGGTAGACGTAGGCGGCGGTGCGCGTGCGGAACTTCGCCATCGCCTTGTCGTAGGACCCCTTGTCCTCGATGAAGACGGAGATGCCGATGGCGGCCTCCATCATCGACAGCTCCCAGTTGCCGTTGGAGTGGGAGCCGTTGATGATCTCGGGCAGGTAGACGTTGCGCAGCATCGTCGCGAAGCGGCCCGAGTTGCCCCAGCCGCCGGTGTACGTGTGCTTGATGATCTCGGCGGCCCTGGGCCAGGACGACCCCGCCCAGCCGGTCTGCAGCGGGGCGTTGCTGTTGGTGTGGTCCTTGATGGTGCCGGACCAGGCGTCCATCAGCTCGATGGACTTCTTTGCGTAGCGCTCGTCACGGGTGAAGTACCAGGCGAGTGCCGTGGTGTACGCGGCTGTCGCGTCCTCGCGCTCGTCGGTGCAGCCGTAGTTGGGGTCCGAATAGGAGCCGCACTCGACGACCGCGCGGGGCTTGGGCGTGCGGGACAGGGAGGCGTACTTGCTCCCCATCATCTGGTCGTACGCGCCCTTCCAGGGCTGAGCGCCTGCGTTGACCTTCTCCCTGGTGAAGTCCAACTGGCCGCGGGAGACGGTGACTCCGGGGTGCGCGAAGGTGCTGGGTGCCGCGTCGGCGCGCTCGGCGCCGGGCCAGGCGATGAGGGCGGCGACCAGGGCGGTCACCACGGTGGCGAGGGTCGCGAGGACTGCCGTGCGGGGTCTGCGGTGGTGGCGCACGGGTGTGGGGGTGTCAGCCATGCGAAGGGCCATCCATTCTCGTATGTGAACTTCAAGTGCCTTTCTGAACATGCGTGTTGGCCCGAGACCATAGGTACGGACCATGCTTGCGTCAAGGCGTGAAGTCAGAGGTTCCCTGCACGAGAATTCACCGGACGGCGGAGCTCCTGCTCAGGGACCGGCCGGGGATGAATCCGGCCCCTCGCCCCAGACGCCGATGTGATCCGGCTCCTCCGTGAGCCGCACACGTCCGCGCAGCCCATAGCGCTCCACGTAGTCGCGCGGCAGCTGCAACCGTCCGGCCCGGTCCAGAACCGTGAACTCCTCCCCCGCACCGCCCTGTTCGCGCAGCGTCTCCGTGGACGTACGTCCGTCCCGGATGCGCACCGTGCGGCGGACCTGCCCGGAGACGAGCGGATCGTGCGTGACGACCAGGACGGTCGCGCCGAGTTCCTCATTGGCGCGGCGAAGCGCCGCGAACACCTCCTCGCCGCTGGCCGTGTCCAGCTCCCCGGTGGGCTCGTCGGCGAGCAGCACGCGCGGGGCGTTGGCGGAGGCGACCGCCACGGCGATGCGCTGCTGTTCGCCGCCGGACAGCTCGGCGGGCCGCCGGTCGCGGCAGTACGCGACACCGAGCACGCCGAGCAGTTCGGCGGCCCGTGCCGCGCGCTCGCGACGGGGCACGCGCGCGTACTTCATCGGCAGCGCGACGTTCTCCAGGGCGGTGAGGTACGGCAGCAGATTGCGTCCGGTCTGCTGCCACACGAACCCGACGGTGTTCCTGCGGTAGCCGAGGCGCTCGCGGCGCCCCATGGAGAGCAGGTCGTGCCCGGCGACCTTCGCCCGCCCCGCGGTCGGCAGGTCGAGCCCCGAAAGGATCGACAGGAGGGTGGACTTGCCGGACCCGGACGCGCCCACGAGCGCCACGCACTCCCCTTCGCCGACCACCAGGTCGAGCCCCTGGAGGGCCTGCACCTCCACCTTGTCGGTGCGATAGACGCGTACGAGGTTGTCGCAGACGACAAGACCCTCCTCCCCCGTGCGGCGGCGCGCGGCGTTCGCGCGGGCCTCCAGATCGGCGAGCTCAGTCATCGTTCCTCCCCAGTCGCAGTACGGCTCCAAGGCCCCGCCGCCGCCCCAGCCAGGTCTCCAGGCCCACGGCCGCGGCCACCAGGGCGAGGGTTCCCGCGGACAGCGCCGCGGTGAACAGCGCGTCCGTGCGCAGGACGGGCGCTGTGGGCCCGCCGGTGAACTCCCGCAGGTCGAGGGCGGGTCCGAGCAGTCCGGGCAGCGTCAGGCCGAGCGCCACGCCGCCGGCCACGGCCGCGAGCACCAGGGGCAGCAGCTGGAGCAGATGCAGCCCGGCGGTGGCCCGGCCGCCGAGCCCCAGGGTGCGCAGGCGGGCGGTGGTGGTGCCACGTGCGGGGGCGGACAGCAGGAGTTCGAGCACGAGGGCGAGCAGCGCGAGGAGCACGGCCAGGGCGGTGCAGGCGGTGTGCGCGGCGGTCACAGCAGCGGTCAGACCGTCCTCGTCGGCCTCGGCCTGCTCCTCGGCACGGATGCGCAGCTCTCCCGTGGCGGCGCCGGGTGCGGTGCGCGGGACGACGGAACGCAGCTCCCTGACGTCCAGATGGGGGCCGTAGAGAAGCAGGGCGGACGCCTCGAACTCACTCGCGCCGAAGGCCTTGAGGTCGCGGTTGTCGGCGAGCAGGAGGTGCTCCCTGGCCTCGGTGGCGGTGCCCACGGGGCCGAGTGCGGGATCGCGCCGCACGTCTTCGGGGAGGGCGCCCACGACGCGCAGGCGCCGCTCCTTGCCGTGCACGGTGATGGTCAGCACGTCCCCCGTGTCGGCCGCGTCGGCCAGCACCCGGATGTCACCGCCCCGTGCCGTCCCCTCGCTGAGCCCGGCGTCCCGCAGGGCGCGGCCGGCGGCCGAACTCCCCTCCACGGAACGCAACTTCGCGCCGTCGACGCCCACCAGGCTCGCGACCCCGTACCGCCCACCGTCCGTGGCGCTCACCGGATCGACCCGCATCTGCCGCACCGCCACGGTCTCCCGCACGCCACGCGCGCGTGCCAGGCGCCCGGCGGTGCCGGGGTCGCGCCCCACTCCCAGGAAGGAGGCATCGGCGCCCACCCGCCAGGCGGCGGCATCCCGCCGCCCTTCCGCCAGCGTCCCGGAGACCAGACCGCCGAACACGGCACCCGCCAGGGTCACCACCAGGACGAGCAGCGCGAGCGCGCGGGCGGGGGCCTCCTTGGCGGCGCGGGAGAGCGCGATGAGGGCCACGGCTCCGCGGCCACGGGCGGCCCAGCGCGCGAGGAGGCGCACCGGCAAGGGGTAGAGGCGCACGAGGACCACGACCGTGGCGAGCCCGAGCAGCACGGGCACGGCCGCGAGCAGCGGATCGCCTCCCGCGCCGCCCGTCGTCCCACGGGCCCGCAG
Protein-coding sequences here:
- a CDS encoding ABC transporter ATP-binding protein; amino-acid sequence: MARSAVVVEDLHRTYGSGASAVHALRGVSFAVPRGELVALKGRSGSGKTTLLNLVGGLDTPDAGKITVEGLELAGLGESGLLELRRDHVGFIFQSFGLIPILTAAENVGVPLRLRKTDPREREERVALLLALVGLADHAEQRPGELSGGQQQRVAIARALANKPSLLIADEPTGQLDAETGLAVMELLRAVVRGEGVTALVATHDAALLDLADRVLELSDGEIVER
- a CDS encoding alginate lyase family protein, with translation MADTPTPVRHHRRPRTAVLATLATVVTALVAALIAWPGAERADAAPSTFAHPGVTVSRGQLDFTREKVNAGAQPWKGAYDQMMGSKYASLSRTPKPRAVVECGSYSDPNYGCTDEREDATAAYTTALAWYFTRDERYAKKSIELMDAWSGTIKDHTNSNAPLQTGWAGSSWPRAAEIIKHTYTGGWGNSGRFATMLRNVYLPEIINGSHSNGNWELSMMEAAIGISVFIEDKGSYDKAMAKFRTRTAAYVYLASDGDLPKTVPSQNLDTRAKIVKYWQGQGTFTTGLTQETCRDFTHTGYGLSAISHVAETSRIQGDDLYKTDVGERLRQGLGFHAKYELGEAPPSSLCGGSVHRGLGPVTEVGYNALHNRLGHAMSNTQKLTEQKRPAGSNNLFVAWETLTHADNPG
- a CDS encoding sensor histidine kinase, which produces MARGKLRIYLGSAPGVGKTYAMLSEAHRRIERGTDCVVAFVEHHDRPRTEVMLHGLEQVPRKALDYRGTLFTEMDVDAVLERAPAVALVDELAHTNVPGSRNAKRWQDVEELLAAGIDVVSTVNIQHLESLGDVVESITGVRQRETVPDEVVRRADQIELVDMSPQALRRRMAHGNIYKSDRVDAALSNYFRPGNLTALRELALLWVADRVDEYLQQYRGEHDIRSTWQARERIAVGLTGGPEGRTLIRRASRMAAKGSGSEILAVYIARSDGLTAASPKELAVQRTLVEDLGGTFHHVIGDDIPAALLDFARGVNATQIVLGSSRRKTWQYIFGPGVGATVARESGPDLDVHIVTHDEVAKGRGLPVARGARLGRSRSIWGWLVGVGGPALLTLLLTHVDADLGLANDMLLFLTLTVAAALLGGLLPALASAAFGSLLLNYYFTPPLHLWTVSNSKNIVAIIVFVGVAISVASVVDLAARRTHQAARLRAESEILSFLAGSVLRGETSLDALLERVRETFSMDSVALLERESDVAPWTCAGRVGEGRTLQRPEDADVDMPVGDHMALALSGRVLPAEDRRVLAAFAAQAAVVLDRQRLQGEAQQARTLAEGNRIRTALLAAVSHDLRTPLAGIKAAVSSLRSDDVSWSEEDQAELLEGIEDGADRLDHLVGNLLDMSRLQTGTVSPLIREIDLDEVVPMALGGVPDGSADLDIPETLPMVTVDKGLLERAVANIVENAVKYSPDAEPVLVSASTLGDRVELRVVDRGPGVPEAAKDRIFEPFQRYGDAPRGAGVGLGLAVARGFVESMGGTLEAEDTPGGGLTMVLTLRAAAGTPPTVPDLSAQATS
- a CDS encoding ABC transporter ATP-binding protein, which encodes MTELADLEARANAARRRTGEEGLVVCDNLVRVYRTDKVEVQALQGLDLVVGEGECVALVGASGSGKSTLLSILSGLDLPTAGRAKVAGHDLLSMGRRERLGYRRNTVGFVWQQTGRNLLPYLTALENVALPMKYARVPRRERAARAAELLGVLGVAYCRDRRPAELSGGEQQRIAVAVASANAPRVLLADEPTGELDTASGEEVFAALRRANEELGATVLVVTHDPLVSGQVRRTVRIRDGRTSTETLREQGGAGEEFTVLDRAGRLQLPRDYVERYGLRGRVRLTEEPDHIGVWGEGPDSSPAGP